The Coffea arabica cultivar ET-39 chromosome 2c, Coffea Arabica ET-39 HiFi, whole genome shotgun sequence genome includes the window TTATgaaaattatcccaaatttaTATACAGAAGCACACAAAATTAATAGAAAATTACAAGGCATTAGGAGGTACTGTTTTAGAAGTAATTTTACCATTTGCATAGTTCTTGGATTTGGCTTCTTACTGTTTATATTTTGCATATCATCTATATATCCTATGTCATACATGTAATTGAATCAATAATAATTTGTAGGATACAAATTTATGACTCTTAGGAAATAGGAAATTACATAACTAGGCCAACACCTATTGATTGACCATTTCCATGTACACCAGTTCAAAAACTATGAAAATAAGGAAACAGCAAAGTCAGTCCATCCCTGTCCAGCTTTTAGTAGCAATGAAAAAACTAACTCTTGCTCAAAGTTTTGTGGGGCTTAATTACATATCAGCTAATGTTTGGGATTCAAACACAAACACCTTCTAGTCATTGGATTTCCAACCTAAAAACTTGTTAATTAGAGCAATTTATGAACTTTTGAATTCTCaactctcaaaaaaaaaaaaaaaaaatcctccttAGCCTATAAACATTAAATACTATGATTAGATCTCACCACATCTTGTTAAAATTTATTCGATCATATCAGAGATCTTTCAACTTCACAAGTTGTGTCTTTCAATAGGCCCATAGAGCCTTATCACGAGTTAGTCTTCCAATATTGTATTTGTCGTTATAAACAGTGGCTCAAAATAATTAGCCGAGCCTTCATCTcatcaaaatagaaaaaagagtaaagtaaaaaaaaaaaaaaaaaaagtccccCTCATGTTTGTCTTTGACCAAAACCCACTCTACTGACTCAGGAATCTTCTTTGGGCCGCCAAGATAACAATCtcctaaaaagaaaaacaaataattCCCCTCCAGTAACCTCCCAAAATAATAGTATCCATACCAATtctcctctatttatctctttCTTTGACATCTTGGGAAATATATATACAACCTATTCATGCACGGCGTTTCCAGACAAAACAGTTTGATCAGAACACAAAAAACTTTTGATCATTCATACCAGAGACAGATGGACAAGTTCCACTTTCTTTGTACAATGTTACCATGTCTGATCCTCCTCTTTCTTCACCTATTATGTCCAGCCAACGCTGCTTTGAACAACATCGCAACTGTTCCATTCGGCAAAGGCTTCAGTCCGCTTTGGGGCGAACCAAACATCAAACGATCAGCAGATGACAAAACTGTCCAGCTTCATCTCAATCAGAACACAGGCATGCTTGCAATTTTTCATCTTGTTCTCCTGAATTTTGATCAGGTTTTACTTAGTTTTGAgcaagcagaaaaagaagaaaaaaaacttgTACGCAAATAGTAAGATGGTTATCCTGAATTTATCATATGAAAACAGGTTCTGGGTTCAAATCATCTGATCTCTATAGCCATGGATTCTTCAGTGCAAAAATGAAGTTGCCATCAGACTATACTGCAGGCATCGTCGTAGCGTTTTATGTATGTAACGTTCCTTCGATtatgtttagttttcttttacGACGAAAAGCTTTGAGATAATCGCCTTTCTGACGATCATTTATTGGATGGTCATGAACAAAATATTATTATCAGCTTAATTATATTCACTGATTTTTTTAATGGGAATTTACTTTTGATGATTGCTGCAGACTACAAATGGAGATGTATTTAAGAGGACGCACGATGAATTAGATTTTGAGTTTTTAGGAAATATTCGAGGAAAGGCGTGGCGGTTTCAGACAAATATGTATGGCAATGGAAGTACCAGCAGAGGAAGAGAAGAACGATATTACTTGTGGTTTGACCCTTCAAGGGAATTTCATCGATATAGCATCTTATGGACCACCAAGAAGATCATGTAAGTTTTGTTCTCAACCACTTCATTGAATTTGTCTATTGcggctcaatatgaaatttgacCTTGTCAATCATCTGAGATTATATTCTTCTATATGTTtattcaagaaattaaactGCATAAATTTCAAAGTCATATAAAAACAGGACTTTTAGATGGAAGAGGGCTCAAAGAAAAGGGCCTTGAAAATGTCACCATATTCTGTTGAATTTTCTAAAAtcctttttgttttatttgatcaggctatatatatatatatatatatatatatatatatatggatatTACGATCTGCATgttatttcttttgttgtttaatGTTTAAACCTGTTTCATTTCAGGCTTCTGACGTGCTCCTTGAATACTAATTTAACTTATTCGATCTTAAGTATAGCCCAAACCCTGAGCATATCGTGTTATGACAAAGTTCACTTGAAATAAAGATGTGTGTCCAGATCAAGAAATAAAACCTATTCAAACTTGAAAAGCCTAGCTATGATGTAATTTTGCACTAAATTAAGAATAtactttttatttgaaattagtTCAATCCATAAGCATGAGAAAATTTTTATGCTCTGATAAATAAGTTCTTGACCAAGTCTTGGATAATAAGTATTAAGTGGTGGGCTGATGCAATATTTGTCATCTAATTAACAGTTGAGGTAGCTGAACCAAAACAGATACGGATTCTTTATTTGTTGCACGGAGAAAGTATCTCATGCAACCCAATCCCCCTACCACATAGTCTTTCATTAAATTATTTCCCAATATTTGTGTCGATCAAGtatcaaaattttaataatttctacaattttctatttttatacaGATTCTACATCGATGATGTTCCAATTCGGGAGATAATACGCAACCAAGAAATGGGAGCAGATTATCCATCAAAGCCTATGGCTTTGTATGCAACCATTTGGGATGCTTCAGATTGGGCAACTTCTGGAGGCCGATACAGGACTAACTATAAATATGCTCCATTTATAGCTGAATTCACTGATCTTGCTCTTCATGGATGTGCAGCGGACCCTCTTGAAGAGATTTTCAGCAGCAGCTGCATCGAgcaagatgatcaactagacaGCGCAAGTTATGCTAGCATAAGTCCCCAGCAAAGGATGGCCATGAAGAATTTTAGGCATAAGCATATGTATTACTCTTATTGCTATGATACTTTGAGGTATTCTGTTCCTCCACCGGAATGCTTGATCGATCCATCGGAAAAACTAAGGTTTAAGGAAACTGGGAGGTTGAAGTTTGAAGGAAGGCACAGACACCGTAGGTCAAAGAGATCAAGAAGCCAGGATATAGGTGCTAGGAATTATGGGAACGAAGATGAAGATTAATTATTGTGATTCTTTTGGAATTGGATTGTTGTGAGCATATACTTATAAAAATATTGTGATTTTGCGTGGTTAGAGGATTTAGGAGGAAAAATGATTGATATGTCTATAAataattttgtttggattgatgttctttggacaagatttttagaataatattttagtactttttgttttataatgtatgcaagatgaaaaaaaaagtgattaaatagaaatttttatatgcacgtgtgtgtatatatacatacacactgagacacacacacatacatacatacatgtatgtatatgtgtatgtatgtgtgtatacatacatatatatgcatatatgtatgtatatctatccatatgtatgtatatataggtatacatgtatatgtatgtgcatctgtatgtatgtatgtatgtataggTATACATGTATGTGTATGTGCAtctatatgtatgtatgtatagatatatatgtatatgtatgtgtgtgtacaCTCAAAAAAGATTGGAAATAGTGCTatgatgccaaaaaaaaaaaaaaaaaaaagactttttTCCCTAAAAAAATTGGCTTTCCAAACACACCAATTCTggaatataaataaaatatggaCCACCCTTGTAAATTTCTTAATTAGATTGTTAGTCATTGTCATCTTTAAACTACGTACTGATAGTTGTTGTTCATTCATATGCAAATATAAAGCATAAAACATACTATTACTGAACCTAACGCTAAACAATATGAAAAGCAGTTCATCTAAAATTTATTGTTAGACTCCACATCGATTCTAGTTAAATGAATAAGGAAGCATGAATCATCTAGGATTAATTATTCAGAGATTACACTCCTCTTAACGGCAAGTATCCAACCAACGTCTGGTTTGCATTGGATGATTGACGACATGTCATTAATTGCCCAATGTTAGACAACCAGTCCCCCTTAATTTGTAGTTTAATTAATGTTAACATTAGTTTTGACCTTGTACCATTAATTTTCGTTTCGGACATCATCTTGTAATTTCTTATAGGTTTTTCTATTGGATGCCGAATGCCCACTTGTTAATGCATCTAGATCACACATAACCTACCATATACATTCACACAATAATAATTATTACCATATCTTACATTTATACGTATTCCTAATTAATATTACTTTTCCAAATGATGAAGATTGAAGTCCAAGACAGACccattttttgagttttttttgcTAAAATAATCTTCTATTTATAAAATATTCCCAAACTAatacaattaaaaattttagtCCCTTACTAGTGTATATATTGCAATGTACACACCCAGAATGGACAACTAATCGCATAAAAtctcacatttttcttttttcttttgaggaTCCCTCCCCATTACATTAAATATTCTGCTTCTACCCTcaattctttttgtttttaatcAATGAAGAAGGAAGAAGGTCGGGTTATTTCTTAGAACTCAATGGCTGTTCTTCCAAAAATCAATGATTAACTAGCCTTGgctcttataattttttttattcttgatATTGTCAAGGCTAAATTCTTATTCTAGTCATTATGGTTTTCGAATGCAAGAGATTTTTCTTcccttcctttttgtttttgacgtggaattttttttaatgtcaaatttgataggtcataatttgttgctaaatttataattattctccccttgattttagccaaatattgttttaattgtcggattctacttatatttggtgttTTATGTTAAATGTAGGGCATTGGAGTGCTAAAAATGGGTGATTTTCTTGGAGTTGATTGTCAAGCGCAAGTTTTCCAAATTAAGATGGAGTCTACGTGGAGTATTGGTTAAAAATTAGGAAACTGCCACTTTTTATTAGATGTCTTATTAGGGACCAATTAGCATTAGTCGGAGAAGTTTCCTTTTGCAATTAGAATTCTATTTTTGGTTGGCCAATGGACGGCCGAAGTAGTAGACTTCAATTAGGAAACAAAGAGGAAGAAAGGCTGGAATCCTGCGTGATTACTACCTCGGCCAAGGAACAAAAAAAGAGGAGACGGCCACTTGGCTGATctctgcattttttctttctttcggtGGAATACTCATGCGAATGGCTATAAGGGAATTTCATGGATTTCCCTTGAGGATGTGTAGCTAAATCTCCGTTTTCTAGTCGAAAGTCAATTTGAGAACTCGGTTCCAAATATCTGTAAAATCGAactattttacttatttcttttattcattggtatttgtacgttttctgatttaatttcttatgattgttttgtaatttgaatgtcaaggggccgatattcgaattaacctaataatctactgccagattaattgattgaatccgtaattgttcaattgattaataccaatggcgactagcgtgattggtttcatgttaggaaaatatatgatctaatttaaacgaaccctcgtagcgtgtttgttggttagggttggacttttctaattcttattgcaatcgaaaaattaaatcctatggtcgtatctaggttatttcttggctaggaAAATAGTTAATGAttgtaccttgactatcgaaaaagtaaggaaagattggttgtttatcgcgtgtatgacaattATAACCATtctattaatgagtaattgaattatctttgcattgatgatcagttgaatggaccgtgTCTAAAAAATTGCACCTTTGGCTAGAgtcgtattggttattgattaatttctatttatttctattagttgtttcattagttggttaattagttattttatattttccaataaaccccccatacttcggactctggaagaaacgaattattcccagtccctgaggagacaatcctgcttgccactgtctaTGAGTTAATAATTTTCTGTCAGTTAgtcaattctggtatatcggattaagcaaacttttCGGAaccagggtgaatcaagtagcCCATTGCACATCCaaagtccctgctccagtacctgaAATTGATTGTTGACTGCCTTTGGTggtagttaggtatttattattgcacagactcGGCACCTGTCAAAATTCAACTTTAATCAATTTTTGTCTAGAATTTATTTGCACATGTTTTAATATAAAataatgcaaaatactaaaatgaataaaattagaACTATATCGTAGATATAATTAcaaataacaagaaaaaaatgaaaggaattgcAATATAATATTTAAGCAGAATTATAAGAGATAAAATGATAGTAAAAAATAAGAGTCCAATTGTTGGTAGATTGCATACTTCGAACAAATTTTTCACATGTAGTCATTTTCCTTTAATTTGGAGATCTACTGGCAATAGATAGATTAACATGAGAATAAAATTTGTAACAATATTAGTTTAGGATTATTTTTGAGGACATTTACAATTAGATTgaagctttcctttcttgttaTTCTACGTGGCAATTAGAATAATAAGGTggcaataataatattattatgggaataaaattttgaaagtgAATTACACAGGGAATATTCTATAGAAAGAGAgttattttggtcaaaaactCCCATATTTTATTACCCTTGCTTTATagcttttattatttatttcaaaaatcttAGAGTAAACTTTCACATGCAAATAAAAGCCATCTACTGCACGTGTGACAGTGTAACATGAAAAAACGATACAGAGGATACAAAAACTTTTCCTTCTTACTTATCTCTTTGGACAAATTCCATAATGCATAAGTGTTTGGGTGAGAATCCAGATCCTTCAAattatcattccaaatttcccCAAAATGTAATGACTTGAAGGACGTGTCCTGTACCCCCATTTTACAATTGTGGATTGATCATGGTCCCTTTTCTGGGAAGAGGGCGGGTTTCTCGTTACTGTGTAGGGAGAATATTGTTAGAATTGAGATGTTTTCTGCTAGTTCCTGCTGCAGGAATGATTTCATATCCGTGATTGGCCTTTCTTTGTCTTCTTACAAATGGAATTCTGAATCCCCATAATTGTTGTTGTTCAGGTACCTCGAACAAAAATATAGAATTTAATCTCGTCTATAAAACTGACAAGTCGACTATATTAAGCCAGAGTATTAAATCATCTCTTCTTGTTCAGTTGGCATCGTGAAAAGAATCAAATTTCCATCTTCCATCCCCTTTTTCCTGCTAaaattaagggataatttcgtaaacctcccttgaggtttcggACAATTTCACTTGGCTCCCCTTAGATTTAAAAacttacacttacctcccttcgTATAGTAAAATGCCTATAATGCCCTCCACTTGGTagacaattttaaatttaaggcaataaatttacaaaacccaaaaaaaatctatttttctGTCTCTTATCGATTTTCGTTCATCTCTTTTCTAATTAATATAATCTCTTTTTGTTATCTTCAGTTTTGTGGatattagcaaattgaaattaCAAAATCAACAAAGAGCACATTATGTGTCAAATTAGAAGGAAATAAAGAGACTCGCAGtaatacaaaaataaacaatgaaattgatgaaattagaagaactaaagatgtaaaatttgtcatattttgttTGTTGTCAAGAAAATCTTTTATAAAATGTCAATAATTATACAAGGATTTCTTTCATtggattagaaattttttataaTGATTTTATTATGGAAGTAGAATTTATTCTCTACTTTTGAGATATTAATATTTGTAAAACCATAGGAGGGTTATAACAGTAGTTATAAGTTAGACTAGCTTTATTGAAAGATATTTGAGCATTGACATTTAATTTTGGGTTACAACTAGTTGTCAATGGGATTTGTATGtgtattttttcttatttttttgtgTGGCAAGCATTAATACTGTATAagcaatttgaaattttttggatgGCTATTTGGTTTTAAAACTTATGTTTGAATGATTGTTAGGGATTAGACTTATTGATTTGTTCAAAGTGTGAAAGAAAATGATTGAGTatactatatttttctttcttagttttgtACAAAAGGGCAATTTAGGATTTTTGTGAGAAAAGCTAACTTGTTGGACCTACATTGTTACTAAACATTAAAAGTAGGGGAGATATATGTCATTTTTAAAACCTGAGGGGAGCTCTCTGTAATTGTtcaaaatctcaagggaggtttgtgaaattatcccaaaaattaATGACTTTACTATTCCATGCATGGAATACACTCCA containing:
- the LOC113727020 gene encoding probable xyloglucan endotransglucosylase/hydrolase protein 30, with translation MHGVSRQNSLIRTQKTFDHSYQRQMDKFHFLCTMLPCLILLFLHLLCPANAALNNIATVPFGKGFSPLWGEPNIKRSADDKTVQLHLNQNTGSGFKSSDLYSHGFFSAKMKLPSDYTAGIVVAFYTTNGDVFKRTHDELDFEFLGNIRGKAWRFQTNMYGNGSTSRGREERYYLWFDPSREFHRYSILWTTKKIIFYIDDVPIREIIRNQEMGADYPSKPMALYATIWDASDWATSGGRYRTNYKYAPFIAEFTDLALHGCAADPLEEIFSSSCIEQDDQLDSASYASISPQQRMAMKNFRHKHMYYSYCYDTLRYSVPPPECLIDPSEKLRFKETGRLKFEGRHRHRRSKRSRSQDIGARNYGNEDED